The Candoia aspera isolate rCanAsp1 chromosome 6, rCanAsp1.hap2, whole genome shotgun sequence genome has a segment encoding these proteins:
- the ZDHHC16 gene encoding palmitoyltransferase ZDHHC16 isoform X1: MKSRWRMYSAVMRLFLKCLRIGQRRRFWLTQQVEQLWLYGCLCLRSLFYNSFADGDTALDALFEPIYWLVDHVTRWFGVVFVALVITLTSSVVGIVYICLLPIILQTYPIAWIFWHIIYGHWNLVMIVFHYYMAITTQPGYPPQHPKNDLAAVSICRKCIAPKPARTHHCSICNRCVLKMDHHCPWLNNCVGHYNHRYFFSFMLFMTMGCIYSSVSGWNMFWEAYAAIERMKLLDKEKLHVTANQTYSQTPPPTFSVRQRAFHKSIVYAWVLCSSVALALGALMLWHSVLITRGETSIERHINRKEKKRLQKKGKMFRNPYSFGPLGNWKVFLGVERQRHWITRVLLPSTHPPYGSGLSWDTPPCVAQQKTPLLAI, encoded by the exons ATGAAGAGTCGCTGGCGGATGTACTCTGCTGTCATGCGCCTCTTCCTGAAGTGTTTGCGGATAGGCCAGCGGCGCCGGTTCTGGCTGACCCAGCAAGTGGAACAACTGTGGCTATATGGGTGTCTCTGTTTGCGCTCTCTGTTTTACAACTCTTTTGCTGATGGTGACACAGCTCTTGATGCCCTCTTTGAGCCCATATACTGGCTAGTGGATCATGTCACTCGTTGGTTTGGGGTG GTGTTTGTGGCTCTGGTGATTACATTGACCAGTTCTGTGGTGGGCATAGTGTACATTTGCCTCCTACCGATCATTCTGCAGACCTACCCCATTGCCTGGATCTTCTGGCACATTATCTATGGCCATTGGAACCTTGTCATGATTGTCTTCCATTACTACATGGCTATCACTACTCAGCCTGGTTATCCACCACAG CACCCAAAGAATGATCTTGCTGCTGTCTCAATCTGCAGGAAATGTATTGCTCCCAAACCTGCCCGGACCCACCACTGTAGCATCTGCAACAG GTGTGTGTTGAAGATGGACCATCACTGCC CATGGCTTAACAACTGTGTGGGACACTACAATCATCGCTATTTCTTCTCCTTCATGCTTTTCATGACCATGGGCTGCATCTACAGCAGTGTCAGTGGCTGGAACATGTTCTGGGAAGCTTATGCTGCCATTGAG AGAATGAAACTACTTGACAAGGAGAAACTGCACGTGACAGCCAATCAG ACTTACTCTCAGACACCACCACCCACCTTTTCCGTCCGCCAGCGAGCTTTCCACAAGAGTATAGTGTATGCCTGGGTCCTCTGCAG TTCAGTAGCCTTGGCATTGGGTGCCCTCATGCTCTGGCACTCAGTCCTCATCACCCGTGGCGAGACCAGCATTGAAAGACACATCAAccgcaaagaaaaaaagaggctgCAAAAAAAGGGCAAG ATGTTTCGAAATCCATACAGCTTTGGTCCATTGGGCAACTGGAAGGTTTTCCTGGGTGTCGAGAGACAGAG ACACTGGATCACTCGAGTTCTACTACCTTCCACACATCCCCCTTATGGATCTGGCCTGAGTTGGGACACTCCTCCCTGTGTTGCTCAACAGAAGACTCCTCTTCTGGCAATCTGA
- the ZDHHC16 gene encoding palmitoyltransferase ZDHHC16 isoform X2: protein MKSRWRMYSAVMRLFLKCLRIGQRRRFWLTQQVEQLWLYGCLCLRSLFYNSFADGDTALDALFEPIYWLVDHVTRWFGVVFVALVITLTSSVVGIVYICLLPIILQTYPIAWIFWHIIYGHWNLVMIVFHYYMAITTQPGYPPQHPKNDLAAVSICRKCIAPKPARTHHCSICNRCVLKMDHHCPWLNNCVGHYNHRYFFSFMLFMTMGCIYSSVSGWNMFWEAYAAIETYSQTPPPTFSVRQRAFHKSIVYAWVLCSSVALALGALMLWHSVLITRGETSIERHINRKEKKRLQKKGKMFRNPYSFGPLGNWKVFLGVERQRHWITRVLLPSTHPPYGSGLSWDTPPCVAQQKTPLLAI from the exons ATGAAGAGTCGCTGGCGGATGTACTCTGCTGTCATGCGCCTCTTCCTGAAGTGTTTGCGGATAGGCCAGCGGCGCCGGTTCTGGCTGACCCAGCAAGTGGAACAACTGTGGCTATATGGGTGTCTCTGTTTGCGCTCTCTGTTTTACAACTCTTTTGCTGATGGTGACACAGCTCTTGATGCCCTCTTTGAGCCCATATACTGGCTAGTGGATCATGTCACTCGTTGGTTTGGGGTG GTGTTTGTGGCTCTGGTGATTACATTGACCAGTTCTGTGGTGGGCATAGTGTACATTTGCCTCCTACCGATCATTCTGCAGACCTACCCCATTGCCTGGATCTTCTGGCACATTATCTATGGCCATTGGAACCTTGTCATGATTGTCTTCCATTACTACATGGCTATCACTACTCAGCCTGGTTATCCACCACAG CACCCAAAGAATGATCTTGCTGCTGTCTCAATCTGCAGGAAATGTATTGCTCCCAAACCTGCCCGGACCCACCACTGTAGCATCTGCAACAG GTGTGTGTTGAAGATGGACCATCACTGCC CATGGCTTAACAACTGTGTGGGACACTACAATCATCGCTATTTCTTCTCCTTCATGCTTTTCATGACCATGGGCTGCATCTACAGCAGTGTCAGTGGCTGGAACATGTTCTGGGAAGCTTATGCTGCCATTGAG ACTTACTCTCAGACACCACCACCCACCTTTTCCGTCCGCCAGCGAGCTTTCCACAAGAGTATAGTGTATGCCTGGGTCCTCTGCAG TTCAGTAGCCTTGGCATTGGGTGCCCTCATGCTCTGGCACTCAGTCCTCATCACCCGTGGCGAGACCAGCATTGAAAGACACATCAAccgcaaagaaaaaaagaggctgCAAAAAAAGGGCAAG ATGTTTCGAAATCCATACAGCTTTGGTCCATTGGGCAACTGGAAGGTTTTCCTGGGTGTCGAGAGACAGAG ACACTGGATCACTCGAGTTCTACTACCTTCCACACATCCCCCTTATGGATCTGGCCTGAGTTGGGACACTCCTCCCTGTGTTGCTCAACAGAAGACTCCTCTTCTGGCAATCTGA
- the EXOSC1 gene encoding exosome complex component CSL4 isoform X2 has translation MAPARYCVPGERLCSLEEGTPGNGTYTRHGSIFASLAGCFMKKSENGMLPVISVIRDVESQLLPDVGATVTCKVCSINSRFAKVHILYVGSTPLKSPFRGTIREDIRATEKDKVEVYKSFRPGDIVLAKVISLGDVQSNYLLTTAENELGVVVAHSEAGVQMVPISWCEMQCPSTHGKELRKVARVQPQFLQT, from the exons ATGGCTCCTGCGCGCTACTGTGTTCCTG GAGAGCGACTCTGCAGTTTAGAGGAAGGAACCCCTGGGAATGGCACCTACACACGCCATGGTTCTATCTTTGCCTCTCTGGCTGGTTGTTTCATGAAGAAAAGCGAGAATGGCATG CTCCCAGTAATCTCCGTGATAAGAGATGTGGAATCTCAGCTACTGCCTGATGTGGGAGCCACAGTGACATGCAAG GTTTGCAGCATTAATTCTCGTTTTGCCAAGGTGCACATTTTATATGTTGGTTCTACACCGTTAAAATCCCCATTTCGTGGAACAATACG AGAAGATATCCGAGCTACAGAGAAAGACAAG GTAGAGGTTTACAAGAGTTTCCGTCCAGGAGATATTGTTTTGGCCAAAGTT ATCTCTTTAGGGGATGTACAATCCAATTACTTGCTGACCACAGCAGAAAATGAGCTGGGGGTAGTGGTGGCTCATAGTGAAGCAG GGGTACAGATGGTGCCAATCAGCTGGTGTGAAATGCAGTGTCCCAGTACACACGGCAAGGAGCTGCGCAAAGTAGCCCGAGTTCAGCCTCAATTTCTGCAGACATAG
- the EXOSC1 gene encoding exosome complex component CSL4 isoform X1 has product MAPARYCVPGERLCSLEEGTPGNGTYTRHGSIFASLAGCFMKKSENGMLPVISVIRDVESQLLPDVGATVTCKVCSINSRFAKVHILYVGSTPLKSPFRGTIRREDIRATEKDKVEVYKSFRPGDIVLAKVISLGDVQSNYLLTTAENELGVVVAHSEAGVQMVPISWCEMQCPSTHGKELRKVARVQPQFLQT; this is encoded by the exons ATGGCTCCTGCGCGCTACTGTGTTCCTG GAGAGCGACTCTGCAGTTTAGAGGAAGGAACCCCTGGGAATGGCACCTACACACGCCATGGTTCTATCTTTGCCTCTCTGGCTGGTTGTTTCATGAAGAAAAGCGAGAATGGCATG CTCCCAGTAATCTCCGTGATAAGAGATGTGGAATCTCAGCTACTGCCTGATGTGGGAGCCACAGTGACATGCAAG GTTTGCAGCATTAATTCTCGTTTTGCCAAGGTGCACATTTTATATGTTGGTTCTACACCGTTAAAATCCCCATTTCGTGGAACAATACG CAGAGAAGATATCCGAGCTACAGAGAAAGACAAG GTAGAGGTTTACAAGAGTTTCCGTCCAGGAGATATTGTTTTGGCCAAAGTT ATCTCTTTAGGGGATGTACAATCCAATTACTTGCTGACCACAGCAGAAAATGAGCTGGGGGTAGTGGTGGCTCATAGTGAAGCAG GGGTACAGATGGTGCCAATCAGCTGGTGTGAAATGCAGTGTCCCAGTACACACGGCAAGGAGCTGCGCAAAGTAGCCCGAGTTCAGCCTCAATTTCTGCAGACATAG
- the EXOSC1 gene encoding exosome complex component CSL4 isoform X3, protein MAPARYCVPGERLCSLEEGTPGNGTYTRHGSIFASLAGCFMKKSENGMVCSINSRFAKVHILYVGSTPLKSPFRGTIRREDIRATEKDKVEVYKSFRPGDIVLAKVISLGDVQSNYLLTTAENELGVVVAHSEAGVQMVPISWCEMQCPSTHGKELRKVARVQPQFLQT, encoded by the exons ATGGCTCCTGCGCGCTACTGTGTTCCTG GAGAGCGACTCTGCAGTTTAGAGGAAGGAACCCCTGGGAATGGCACCTACACACGCCATGGTTCTATCTTTGCCTCTCTGGCTGGTTGTTTCATGAAGAAAAGCGAGAATGGCATG GTTTGCAGCATTAATTCTCGTTTTGCCAAGGTGCACATTTTATATGTTGGTTCTACACCGTTAAAATCCCCATTTCGTGGAACAATACG CAGAGAAGATATCCGAGCTACAGAGAAAGACAAG GTAGAGGTTTACAAGAGTTTCCGTCCAGGAGATATTGTTTTGGCCAAAGTT ATCTCTTTAGGGGATGTACAATCCAATTACTTGCTGACCACAGCAGAAAATGAGCTGGGGGTAGTGGTGGCTCATAGTGAAGCAG GGGTACAGATGGTGCCAATCAGCTGGTGTGAAATGCAGTGTCCCAGTACACACGGCAAGGAGCTGCGCAAAGTAGCCCGAGTTCAGCCTCAATTTCTGCAGACATAG
- the PGAM1 gene encoding phosphoglycerate mutase 1, which translates to MRPGRWSLLGWGSEREPLVCLRCFGSVPSVRSMAAAYRLVLVRHGESTWNLENRFSGWYDADLSPAGQEEARRGGEALRDAKYEFDICFTSVQKRAIRTLWTVLDILDQMWVPVVRTWRLNERHYGGLTGLNKAETAAKHGEAQVKIWRRSYDIPPPPMEPDHPFYNTISKDRRYADLTEDQLPTCESLKDTIARALPFWNEEIVPQIKEGKRVLIAAHGNSLRGIVKHLEGMSEAAIMELNLPTGIPIVYELDKNLKPVKPMQFLGDEETVRKAMEAVAAQGKVKK; encoded by the exons ATGCGCCCTGGCCGGTGGAGTCTCCTTGGTTGGGGAAGTGAAAGAGAGCCCTTAGTTTGCCTGCGTTGCTTCGGTTCAGTCCCTTCGGTTCGGAGTATGGCGGCTGCGTACAGGCTTGTGTTGGTTCGGCACGGGGAGAGCACCTGGAACCTCGAGAATCGGTTCAGTGGCTGGTATGATGCGGATCTGAGCCCAGCGGGGCAGGAAGAAGCGCGGCGCGGCGGCGAGGCGCTGAGAG ATGCTAAATATGAGTTTGATATCTGCTTCACATCTGTGCAGAAGAGGGCCATCCGTACCCTCTGGACTGTGCTGGATATCCTTGATCAAATGTGGGTGCCAGTAGTGAGGACCTGGCGTCTCAATGAAAGGCATTATGGTGGCCTAACAGGCCTTAACAAGGCTGAGACAGCTGCTAAACACGGGGAGGCCCAGGTCAAGATATGGAGGCGTTCCTATGATATCCCTCCACCGCCAATGGAGCCTGATCACCCTTTCTACAATACCATTAGCAAG GATCGCCGCTATGCTGACCTCACTGAAGATCAGCTCCCTACATGTGAGAGTTTGAAAGACACCATTGCCCGGGCGCTGCCATTCTGGAATGAAGAAATTGTTCCTCAGATCAAGGAAGGCAAGCGAGTGCTCATTGCTGCCCATGGTAACAGTCTCCGGGGCATTGTGAAACATCTAGAAG GAATGTCTGAGGCAGCAATCATGGAACTCAATCTGCCCACTGGAATACCAATAGTCTATGAGCTGGACAAAAATTTGAAGCCTGTCAAGCCTATGCAATTCCTGGGAGACGAGGAGACTGTCCGCAAAGCTATGGAAGCTGTGGCAGCTCAGGGCAAAGTCAAGAAGTGA